From Shewanella yunxiaonensis, the proteins below share one genomic window:
- a CDS encoding YbaB/EbfC family nucleoid-associated protein — protein MFGKGGMGNLMKQAQMMQERMAKVQEEIARMEVTGESGAGLVKVTMTGNHSVRKVEIDPSLLEDDKEMLEDLIAAACNDAARRVEENQKEKMAQVTGGMQLPPGMKLPF, from the coding sequence ATGTTTGGAAAAGGTGGAATGGGCAATCTGATGAAGCAGGCCCAGATGATGCAAGAACGTATGGCAAAAGTGCAGGAAGAGATTGCCCGCATGGAAGTTACTGGTGAGTCAGGCGCCGGACTGGTAAAAGTGACAATGACCGGTAATCACAGCGTACGCAAGGTCGAAATCGACCCAAGTCTGCTGGAAGATGATAAAGAGATGTTGGAAGATCTTATCGCTGCCGCTTGTAACGATGCTGCTCGTCGCGTTGAAGAAAATCAGAAAGAGAAAATGGCTCAGGTCACTGGCGGTATGCAATTACCTCCAGGCATGAAACTGCCATTCTGA
- the recR gene encoding recombination mediator RecR, which produces MKFSPLVDELIQSLRCLPGVGPKSAQRMAFQLLERDRKSGLQLADALDKAMKEVGHCQSCRTFTEESLCPICGSARRGHADTICVVETPADVLAIEAGGHYSGRYFVLLGHLSPLDGIGPDELGLALLEQHLSSGQINELILATNPTVEGDATAHFIADIAHRYQVKVSRIAHGVPVGGELEYVDSTTLALSFNGRLPL; this is translated from the coding sequence ATGAAATTCAGTCCATTGGTGGACGAGCTTATCCAGTCATTGCGCTGCTTACCGGGCGTTGGCCCCAAGTCGGCACAGCGGATGGCATTTCAGTTGTTGGAGCGGGATCGTAAATCCGGTCTGCAATTGGCAGATGCGCTGGATAAAGCGATGAAAGAGGTTGGCCATTGCCAGTCATGTCGCACCTTCACTGAAGAGTCATTGTGTCCGATTTGTGGTAGTGCCAGACGTGGGCATGCTGACACTATTTGTGTGGTAGAAACGCCTGCCGACGTTTTGGCAATTGAAGCCGGTGGCCATTACAGTGGTCGTTACTTTGTTCTGCTGGGACACCTGTCACCATTAGACGGTATTGGCCCTGATGAATTAGGCCTGGCGCTACTGGAACAACACCTCTCCAGCGGCCAAATCAATGAACTGATCCTAGCAACCAATCCCACCGTTGAAGGAGATGCTACCGCACATTTCATCGCCGACATCGCTCACCGCTACCAGGTCAAAGTCAGTCGTATCGCTCACGGTGTGCCGGTGGGTGGTGAATTAGAATATGTTGATAGCACGACATTGGCGTTGTCATTTAACGGTCGTCTGCCGCTGTAA
- the htpG gene encoding molecular chaperone HtpG codes for MSQQETLGFQAEVKQLLHLMIHSLYSNKEIFLRELVSNAADAADKLRYLALTNDSLYEGDGELRVRITTDKDKGTVTIDDNGIGMTREGVIEHLGTIAKSGTAEFFKNLSGDAAKDSQLIGQFGVGFYSAFIVADKVTVRTRAAGAKPEEAVLWESNGEGSFTVDNIVKENRGTEITLYLREDEKEFADDWRLKSIITKYSDHISIPVEMWQEGTPEKEGPDGEKIPATEGHWQVMNKATALWNRNKADISDEEYQEFYKHISHDFSDPLLWSHNRVEGKQEYTSLLYIPSKAPWDLWNRDYKHGLKLFVQRVFIMDDAEQFMPSYLRFVKGLIDSNDLPLNVSREILQDNKVTQALRSALTKRVLSMLEKLAQDDAEKYQQFWTEFGQVLKEGPAEDWSNKERIAGLLRFASTHNDNATQNVSLDAYIERMKEGQKNIYYIVADSYEAAAHSPHLEQLRKKDVEVLLLSDRIDEWLISHLNEYKDKQLHSVTRGDLDLGDLEDAEEKAEKEKLVTESEGLVKRIKDALGDKVSDVRITTRLTDTPACVVVGEGEMSTQMIKLMQAAGQPVPEVKPIFEINPAHPLVKRLDDEQDESRFADWSNLLLQQSLLSEKGSLSDPSSFVGLVNKMLLDGLK; via the coding sequence ATGTCACAACAAGAAACTCTTGGTTTTCAAGCTGAAGTGAAGCAGCTTTTGCATTTGATGATCCACTCTTTGTACTCCAACAAAGAGATTTTCTTGCGTGAACTGGTGTCAAATGCCGCCGATGCCGCTGATAAGCTGCGTTATCTGGCTCTGACAAATGATTCACTGTACGAAGGCGATGGTGAATTGCGAGTACGCATCACCACCGATAAAGACAAAGGCACAGTGACTATTGATGATAACGGTATTGGTATGACCCGTGAGGGTGTGATTGAACACCTCGGTACCATTGCCAAATCAGGCACTGCGGAATTTTTCAAAAATCTGTCTGGTGATGCGGCCAAAGATTCACAGCTCATCGGCCAGTTTGGTGTTGGCTTTTATTCTGCCTTTATCGTGGCAGATAAAGTGACTGTACGCACCCGTGCCGCAGGTGCTAAGCCGGAAGAGGCTGTGCTGTGGGAATCTAATGGCGAAGGTAGCTTTACCGTTGACAACATCGTTAAAGAAAACCGTGGCACTGAAATTACCCTCTATCTGCGTGAAGACGAGAAAGAATTTGCCGATGATTGGCGCCTGAAATCGATCATTACTAAGTATTCAGACCATATCTCCATTCCGGTAGAAATGTGGCAGGAAGGTACCCCAGAAAAAGAGGGGCCTGATGGTGAAAAAATTCCAGCGACTGAAGGTCACTGGCAGGTAATGAACAAAGCGACCGCATTGTGGAACCGTAACAAGGCGGATATCTCTGATGAAGAGTATCAAGAGTTCTACAAGCATATTTCTCATGATTTTAGCGATCCGCTGCTGTGGAGTCACAACCGGGTAGAAGGTAAACAGGAATACACCAGTCTGCTGTATATCCCATCCAAAGCGCCTTGGGATCTGTGGAATCGCGATTACAAACATGGTCTGAAGTTGTTCGTACAGCGCGTATTCATCATGGATGATGCAGAGCAGTTCATGCCATCTTACCTGCGTTTTGTGAAGGGCTTGATTGATTCCAATGATTTGCCACTGAACGTTTCCCGCGAAATATTGCAGGATAATAAAGTGACTCAGGCGCTGCGTAGTGCCTTAACCAAACGTGTACTGAGCATGCTGGAAAAATTGGCACAGGATGATGCCGAAAAATACCAGCAATTCTGGACCGAGTTTGGTCAGGTATTAAAAGAAGGTCCGGCAGAGGACTGGAGCAATAAAGAACGTATTGCCGGTCTGTTGCGCTTTGCTTCAACTCACAATGACAATGCGACTCAGAATGTATCACTGGATGCCTACATCGAACGCATGAAAGAAGGGCAAAAGAACATCTACTACATAGTTGCTGACAGCTATGAAGCAGCTGCTCACAGCCCGCATCTGGAACAGTTACGTAAGAAAGATGTGGAAGTATTGCTATTATCTGATCGTATTGATGAATGGTTAATTAGCCATCTCAACGAATACAAAGATAAGCAATTGCATTCTGTGACTCGCGGCGATCTGGACTTAGGCGATTTGGAAGATGCCGAAGAGAAAGCCGAAAAGGAAAAACTGGTCACCGAATCAGAAGGACTGGTGAAGCGGATCAAGGATGCGTTGGGGGATAAGGTCAGTGACGTGCGGATCACCACTCGTCTGACGGATACTCCCGCCTGCGTCGTTGTCGGCGAAGGTGAAATGTCGACTCAAATGATTAAGTTGATGCAGGCCGCAGGTCAACCGGTTCCAGAAGTGAAGCCGATCTTTGAGATTAATCCGGCACATCCATTGGTAAAACGCCTGGATGATGAGCAGGACGAAAGTCGTTTTGCAGACTGGAGTAATTTATTATTGCAACAGTCGCTGCTGTCAGAAAAAGGTAGCTTGTCAGATCCGTCCTCCTTTGTTGGATTGGTCAACAAAATGTTGCTAGATGGCCTGAAGTAG
- a CDS encoding co-chaperone YbbN has protein sequence METTMELTRDNIQQVVELSKQQLVALVFWAEQMPESTALLQTMEQLCATFRGQLQLASVNCETQLELASYFQIRSLPTTLLLSQGQPVDGFAGVQSREQILAILQKHLPAAWELKLNEAKAQLQKGDANAALALLKDAYAEEDSALVALPYAEACLLTGDLATAKTLLATIKLADQDGYYNSLVSQLDLAEKAADTPEIRALQQQLDAQPEDVETLQKLATALHQAHRDEEALELLFTPLSRDLTLGNGAVKQQLLTLLSALGQGNALASQYRRKLYSLLY, from the coding sequence ATGGAAACCACTATGGAACTTACTCGCGACAATATTCAACAAGTGGTGGAGCTTTCCAAGCAGCAACTGGTGGCGCTGGTCTTCTGGGCCGAGCAGATGCCGGAAAGTACAGCGTTGCTGCAGACCATGGAGCAGCTCTGTGCGACTTTCCGGGGGCAACTGCAGTTGGCCTCTGTTAACTGTGAAACGCAGTTGGAGTTAGCTTCTTATTTCCAAATTCGTAGCTTGCCAACCACTTTGCTGCTAAGCCAAGGACAACCCGTAGATGGCTTTGCTGGCGTACAGAGTCGGGAACAGATCCTCGCTATTTTGCAAAAACATCTGCCTGCAGCCTGGGAATTGAAATTGAATGAGGCTAAGGCTCAGTTGCAAAAGGGGGATGCGAATGCAGCCTTGGCATTACTGAAAGACGCTTATGCAGAAGAGGACTCGGCTCTTGTGGCTTTGCCTTATGCTGAAGCATGCCTGCTAACGGGTGATTTGGCGACCGCTAAAACCCTGTTGGCGACCATTAAATTGGCGGATCAGGATGGTTATTATAACTCTTTAGTTTCACAGCTCGATCTTGCAGAAAAGGCGGCTGATACACCTGAAATTCGTGCGTTACAACAACAGTTAGATGCGCAGCCAGAGGATGTTGAGACATTGCAAAAGCTCGCAACAGCACTGCATCAGGCCCACCGCGATGAAGAAGCATTGGAATTGCTATTTACACCTTTGTCGCGCGATTTAACGTTGGGGAACGGTGCCGTTAAACAACAACTGCTCACCTTATTATCAGCCTTGGGGCAGGGTAATGCCCTCGCCAGTCAATATCGACGCAAGTTATACAGCTTATTGTATTAA
- the adk gene encoding adenylate kinase yields the protein MRIILLGAPGAGKGTQAQFIMEKYGIPQISTGDMLRAAVKAGTPLGLEAKKVMDAGQLVSDDLIIELVKERIAQDDCAKGFLLDGFPRTIPQADAMVSNGIKIDHVIEIDVPDEEIVKRMSGRRVHPGSGRVYHVVFNPPKESGKDDVTGEELMIRPDDEEATVRKRLAIYHEQTEPLVSYYSAMAAKGETKYSKFDGTQSVAAVSAALEKALA from the coding sequence ATGCGCATTATCCTATTGGGCGCCCCTGGTGCCGGTAAAGGTACCCAGGCTCAGTTCATCATGGAAAAATATGGTATTCCACAGATCTCTACCGGCGACATGTTGCGTGCTGCTGTTAAAGCTGGTACCCCGTTGGGACTGGAAGCCAAGAAGGTGATGGATGCTGGACAACTGGTATCTGACGATCTGATCATTGAACTGGTGAAAGAACGTATTGCTCAGGATGACTGTGCTAAAGGCTTTTTGCTGGATGGTTTCCCTCGTACCATTCCTCAGGCAGATGCGATGGTAAGTAACGGTATCAAAATCGATCATGTGATTGAAATTGATGTGCCAGATGAAGAGATTGTAAAACGTATGAGCGGCCGTCGCGTACATCCAGGTTCTGGTCGTGTTTACCATGTAGTCTTCAATCCACCTAAGGAATCAGGCAAAGACGATGTGACTGGCGAAGAGCTGATGATCCGTCCGGATGATGAAGAAGCCACCGTACGCAAACGTTTAGCAATCTATCATGAGCAGACTGAACCATTAGTGAGTTATTACAGTGCTATGGCCGCGAAAGGCGAAACCAAGTACAGTAAATTCGACGGAACTCAGAGCGTAGCCGCCGTCAGTGCTGCACTTGAAAAGGCTCTCGCATAA
- the hemH gene encoding ferrochelatase → MSHSHPPFGVLLVNLGTPTAPTKEAVRAFLKQFLSDPRVVDLPAWKWQPILQGIILNIRPAKVAKLYQSIWWQEGSPLMVISKRQQLALTNQLASRLGVSVPVALGMSYGSPSLADGLDELQRAGVDKVLVLPLYPQYSCSTVASVFDGVAAALKPRRNIPELRFVKDYHDRNGYIAALADSIRNHWQQYGKADKLLFSFHGVPERYINEGDPYKSQCLQTAALVAKHLALSAVEWQVCFQSRFGKEPWLTPYTDELLASLPANGVKSVDIISPAFAADCLETLEEIAQGGKETFLHAGGEQYRFVSCLNDSEQHMAFLADLVVSHTENWR, encoded by the coding sequence GTGTCACACAGTCATCCGCCTTTTGGAGTTTTGCTGGTTAACTTAGGGACGCCTACCGCACCTACCAAAGAAGCCGTCCGCGCCTTTCTAAAACAGTTTCTGAGCGATCCGCGAGTTGTCGATCTGCCCGCCTGGAAATGGCAACCTATTCTGCAGGGCATTATTTTGAATATTCGCCCGGCAAAAGTAGCTAAACTCTATCAGTCTATCTGGTGGCAAGAGGGATCTCCTTTGATGGTGATCAGTAAACGTCAACAGCTAGCATTAACCAACCAGTTGGCTTCCCGACTCGGGGTGTCTGTTCCGGTTGCTTTGGGCATGAGTTACGGCAGTCCTTCGCTTGCTGATGGTCTGGACGAGCTACAACGTGCCGGCGTCGATAAAGTGTTGGTGCTGCCGTTATACCCTCAATATTCTTGCTCTACCGTTGCCAGCGTTTTTGACGGAGTGGCAGCCGCATTGAAACCTCGTCGAAATATTCCAGAACTGCGCTTCGTAAAAGATTATCACGATCGCAATGGATACATTGCCGCATTGGCAGATAGTATCCGCAATCACTGGCAACAGTATGGTAAGGCTGACAAACTGCTGTTTTCATTTCACGGGGTACCAGAGCGATACATTAATGAAGGCGATCCCTATAAAAGTCAGTGTCTGCAGACTGCCGCGCTGGTGGCCAAGCATTTGGCACTGTCAGCAGTTGAGTGGCAAGTATGTTTCCAGTCTCGATTTGGTAAGGAGCCTTGGCTGACACCCTATACGGACGAATTGCTTGCTAGCTTACCGGCTAATGGCGTTAAATCCGTGGATATTATCAGCCCGGCATTTGCGGCTGATTGTTTGGAGACGCTGGAAGAAATAGCGCAAGGTGGCAAAGAGACCTTTCTGCATGCCGGTGGTGAACAATATCGTTTTGTCTCCTGTCTTAACGACAGTGAGCAACATATGGCATTCCTGGCGGATTTAGTGGTTTCTCACACAGAAAATTGGCGATAA
- a CDS encoding inosine/guanosine kinase, translating into MKFPGQRKSKHYFPVKNRDPLLAQLTTQPLPVNTWICGIDQTLVDIEAQIDDQLLADYGLPKGNSTLIDDIAAQRLYQQLQQQQLITGEFAGGTIGNTVHNYSVLADDRSVLFGVMSKQIEVGSYAYRYLCHTSSKVDLDYLQPVNGPIGRCFTLISAEGERTFAISKGAMDKLTPEHISKPLIQGGAALVLTAYLMRANKEDGIGEAAMQAIAYAKAADVPVVLTLGTRFLIEEDPQFWQDFIREHITVLAMNEDEGAALTGFDDPLLASEKALEWCDMVLTTAGATGLYTAGYADEAEKRETAHLLLPGSIPEFNRYEFSRPKRKRDCDNPIKVFAHISPYMGGPDKILNTNGAGDGALAALLHDLAANYYHKARVPGSIKHKRGGLCYSSFSQICKYANRVAYEVLAQNSPRLSRGLPEREDSLEEAYWER; encoded by the coding sequence ATGAAGTTTCCAGGACAACGAAAATCCAAACACTACTTCCCGGTTAAAAATCGCGATCCACTATTGGCCCAATTGACGACTCAACCATTGCCGGTTAACACCTGGATTTGTGGGATCGATCAGACGCTGGTGGATATTGAAGCGCAGATAGACGATCAGTTGCTGGCGGACTATGGTTTGCCCAAAGGAAACTCTACGTTAATTGATGATATTGCGGCGCAGCGTTTGTATCAGCAATTACAGCAACAACAGTTGATTACTGGAGAATTTGCTGGCGGGACTATCGGTAACACAGTACACAACTACTCTGTGTTGGCAGATGATCGCTCAGTGTTATTTGGCGTGATGAGCAAACAGATTGAAGTCGGAAGTTATGCCTATCGTTATCTGTGCCACACCTCGTCAAAAGTCGATTTAGATTATTTGCAGCCAGTTAATGGCCCTATTGGGCGCTGCTTTACACTGATATCTGCTGAAGGCGAAAGGACATTTGCCATCAGTAAAGGGGCTATGGATAAGCTCACGCCAGAACACATCAGTAAGCCATTAATACAGGGCGGAGCTGCACTGGTGTTAACAGCGTATCTGATGCGTGCAAATAAAGAAGACGGTATCGGCGAGGCAGCAATGCAGGCAATTGCATATGCTAAGGCTGCAGATGTCCCAGTAGTCCTGACGCTTGGCACCCGCTTTTTGATAGAGGAAGATCCGCAGTTCTGGCAAGATTTTATCCGTGAACATATAACGGTACTGGCGATGAACGAGGACGAAGGTGCTGCGTTGACCGGCTTTGACGATCCGCTGTTGGCTTCGGAAAAAGCACTGGAGTGGTGTGATATGGTGTTGACTACTGCTGGTGCTACTGGATTATATACAGCGGGCTATGCAGACGAAGCTGAAAAACGCGAAACTGCTCATTTGTTGCTCCCAGGCAGTATTCCCGAATTTAACCGGTATGAATTTTCCCGTCCCAAACGTAAACGTGATTGCGATAATCCGATTAAGGTTTTCGCTCATATTTCTCCTTACATGGGCGGACCGGATAAGATCCTCAACACTAATGGTGCTGGAGATGGCGCACTTGCCGCGCTGTTGCATGATTTGGCAGCGAATTATTATCACAAAGCGCGGGTTCCTGGATCTATCAAACATAAGCGTGGCGGACTGTGTTACTCCTCTTTTTCGCAGATATGCAAATATGCTAATCGTGTGGCTTATGAAGTCCTTGCGCAGAATAGTCCTCGCTTATCCAGAGGATTACCGGAAAGGGAAGATAGTCTGGAAGAAGCTTACTGGGAACGGTAA
- a CDS encoding dicarboxylate/amino acid:cation symporter has translation MAFMKRKIGLTGKILIAMVLGVVVGLILRNAFPDSQFVKEYITDGVLNVIGTIFINCLKMLVVPLVFISLVCGTSSLSEPSKLGRLGGKTLAFYLFTTAVALVVAIFIAVIIHPGSNTLSTANLAYDAKEAPSLAQVIISIVPTNPIKAMTDGNMLQIIIFAVIFGFAVSHVGDKGRRVAAVFEDLNEVIMRVVTLVMYLAPLGVFALMGKLALTLGLETFGDVVKYFGVVIGVLLFHGFVVYPMLLKLFTGLNPLIFIRKMRDAQLFAFSTASSNATLPVNMETAEHRLGVDNRVASFTLPLGATVNMDGTAIMQGVATVFIAQVYGIHLSIQDYFSVVVTATLASIGTAGVPGVGLVMLAMVLKQVGLPVEGIALILGVDRLLDMVRTAVNITGDSVATLIVAKSEKAFDSEIYHDPEAGKLRNFVPKTEAE, from the coding sequence ATGGCGTTTATGAAGAGGAAGATAGGGCTAACCGGCAAAATCTTAATTGCCATGGTGCTCGGTGTTGTCGTAGGTCTAATTCTGCGCAATGCGTTTCCTGACAGTCAGTTTGTCAAGGAATACATCACAGATGGTGTACTTAATGTTATTGGAACGATTTTTATTAACTGTCTGAAGATGCTGGTTGTACCCTTGGTCTTTATCTCACTGGTATGTGGTACCAGTTCGCTCAGCGAACCTTCAAAATTAGGTCGTCTGGGCGGTAAGACCCTAGCATTTTATCTGTTCACTACTGCGGTTGCTTTAGTTGTGGCGATCTTTATCGCCGTCATTATCCATCCAGGCAGCAATACGCTTTCCACGGCGAATTTGGCCTATGATGCCAAAGAAGCGCCAAGCTTAGCCCAGGTGATTATCAGCATCGTACCCACAAACCCTATAAAAGCGATGACTGACGGCAACATGTTACAGATCATTATCTTCGCAGTGATTTTTGGCTTTGCCGTGTCACATGTAGGAGACAAAGGCCGTCGGGTAGCGGCAGTATTTGAAGATCTCAATGAAGTTATCATGCGCGTTGTGACGCTGGTAATGTATCTGGCGCCTTTGGGCGTATTTGCTTTGATGGGTAAGTTGGCACTAACACTGGGGCTTGAAACCTTTGGCGATGTCGTTAAGTACTTTGGCGTCGTTATCGGTGTATTGCTGTTCCACGGATTTGTAGTGTATCCAATGCTACTGAAACTGTTCACAGGCCTAAATCCACTGATTTTTATCCGCAAGATGCGTGATGCCCAGCTGTTTGCCTTCAGTACAGCCAGTTCAAATGCCACCCTACCCGTCAATATGGAAACAGCAGAACACCGACTAGGCGTCGATAACCGCGTAGCATCTTTTACGCTGCCACTCGGTGCCACAGTCAATATGGATGGCACCGCCATCATGCAAGGGGTTGCGACTGTATTTATCGCGCAAGTCTATGGTATCCATCTTTCTATCCAAGACTATTTTTCAGTTGTCGTTACCGCAACGTTAGCATCGATCGGAACCGCTGGGGTGCCGGGTGTTGGTCTGGTAATGCTGGCAATGGTGTTAAAACAGGTTGGACTTCCAGTTGAAGGTATTGCACTAATTCTGGGGGTAGACCGTCTATTGGATATGGTGCGCACCGCAGTAAACATTACCGGTGACAGTGTCGCCACATTGATTGTTGCTAAGAGTGAAAAAGCTTTTGATTCAGAGATATATCATGATCCTGAAGCAGGAAAGCTGCGTAATTTCGTCCCCAAAACTGAAGCTGAGTAG
- a CDS encoding Ig-like domain-containing protein codes for MAGDGAGGGETTTIALAISNANISAATPATLSATVTNSATGVVAGQLVTFKLSNSSLGVFVPAIGTALTDTNGVATVTLATSDVAGAGTVTASIASGESATVGFTMAGDGGASGGSAQVTLALTDEAGNPIDTINSTTPGVLTAKVTGISQTVIVTFSVSKGDLPISTAITNSEGVASVRLYAGSELGAGTATASLVTGESVQKIFAIGATNVVMGSGTPFVSGQALVSASTLSAGGTATISVELKDGNGNPFTEPVDVNFASTCSNKSVPEAEISSPITAINGQASSTYLAQGCVGPDAITVTADVGGQSLSATGTITVLSADAGSIVFIDASPEQISIKGTGGDESSTLRFKVLDTNGNPVANKDVDFSLNTTVGGLTLDPYLATTNSQGIAQTVVNAGTVATSVRVTASVNGSSPLISSQSNVLVVTTGKPDQDSFSLSASTYNVEGWNYDGVQVTVTARLADAFNNPVPNGTAVVFTAEGGSIEGSCQTTDGVCSVLWTSQLPRPVGVDNNGPLLDASGNQIADPQSAEVELTNFKGDKYLGNYYGQPFGGRVTITATAIGEESFPDLNSNNIMDTDTEFSRFVGDGTDCGRDNSGDCYDLPEAFVDHNEDGIYTPAYDKGGSTDTSGDHETYTDFVDANNPTGLNEYNFADGEYNGVLCDDSAASTVLCSASKSVNVRRSLVLIMSGSEAYATQESNILIDDDDGLVADGVVNITEGGSARVYFTISDVNNQQMPAGTEVDISANGATITSSSKYVWPNSNYNGGRSFSVSLKGGAAGAGNLLVTVTTPGPSGNGSDTVTEVVNLPIVVVQAP; via the coding sequence ATGGCCGGTGATGGCGCTGGTGGTGGTGAAACCACTACCATTGCTTTGGCAATTTCAAATGCCAATATCTCGGCAGCGACACCTGCCACATTGAGTGCGACAGTCACCAACAGTGCTACGGGAGTGGTTGCCGGGCAATTGGTGACCTTTAAGTTAAGCAACAGCTCTCTTGGTGTATTTGTCCCTGCTATCGGTACTGCACTGACTGATACTAACGGTGTAGCTACGGTGACATTGGCAACTTCAGATGTCGCAGGTGCGGGTACAGTTACAGCGTCGATCGCCTCCGGGGAGTCAGCTACAGTGGGCTTCACTATGGCTGGTGATGGAGGTGCTAGTGGTGGAAGCGCACAGGTTACTTTAGCGCTGACAGATGAGGCTGGAAATCCAATTGATACGATTAACTCGACAACGCCAGGTGTACTTACCGCAAAAGTTACCGGTATTTCACAGACTGTAATTGTCACTTTTTCCGTGTCAAAGGGAGATCTGCCGATCTCTACTGCGATAACCAATAGTGAAGGGGTCGCAAGTGTCCGGCTCTATGCAGGAAGTGAACTTGGTGCTGGGACGGCAACTGCATCGTTGGTAACCGGCGAGTCAGTTCAAAAGATATTTGCAATAGGCGCCACAAATGTTGTTATGGGAAGTGGGACTCCATTCGTGTCAGGCCAAGCTTTGGTGAGTGCATCAACGCTTTCTGCGGGAGGGACAGCTACAATTTCCGTCGAATTAAAAGATGGGAACGGTAATCCTTTTACTGAGCCAGTGGACGTTAATTTTGCATCTACATGTTCAAATAAATCAGTACCTGAGGCAGAAATTAGCTCACCAATTACAGCTATAAATGGGCAAGCAAGCAGCACTTATCTTGCTCAAGGATGTGTCGGGCCTGATGCGATAACTGTCACAGCTGACGTAGGCGGTCAAAGTCTTTCTGCCACTGGTACCATTACCGTGTTGTCTGCTGATGCTGGAAGTATTGTTTTTATAGACGCTTCTCCAGAACAAATTAGTATTAAAGGAACCGGAGGTGATGAGTCTTCAACATTAAGGTTTAAGGTTTTAGATACTAATGGAAATCCAGTCGCTAATAAGGATGTTGATTTCTCCTTAAATACAACAGTTGGAGGGCTAACATTAGACCCTTATCTAGCCACGACTAATAGTCAAGGGATTGCCCAAACGGTAGTTAATGCAGGAACTGTGGCAACGTCTGTTCGAGTTACTGCGAGTGTTAACGGCTCAAGTCCATTGATTTCTAGTCAGTCAAATGTACTCGTTGTTACTACAGGTAAGCCTGATCAGGATAGCTTCTCTTTATCCGCATCAACTTATAACGTTGAAGGTTGGAATTATGATGGTGTTCAGGTCACTGTAACTGCACGTTTAGCTGATGCGTTCAACAACCCTGTGCCCAATGGTACTGCTGTAGTCTTTACTGCCGAAGGTGGTTCTATTGAGGGGTCATGTCAGACGACTGATGGGGTTTGTTCTGTTCTATGGACAAGCCAGTTACCGCGTCCTGTTGGCGTTGATAACAATGGACCATTACTCGACGCTTCTGGGAATCAAATAGCTGATCCCCAATCTGCTGAGGTTGAGTTAACCAATTTCAAAGGAGATAAGTATCTAGGCAACTATTATGGTCAGCCTTTTGGTGGTCGAGTGACTATTACTGCAACGGCAATAGGGGAAGAGTCATTTCCTGATTTAAACAGTAATAACATCATGGACACTGATACTGAGTTCAGTCGTTTTGTTGGTGATGGAACGGATTGTGGTCGTGATAACAGTGGTGATTGTTATGATTTGCCAGAGGCCTTTGTCGATCACAACGAAGATGGTATTTACACTCCAGCATATGATAAAGGTGGCTCTACAGACACCTCGGGGGATCATGAAACCTATACCGATTTTGTTGATGCCAATAATCCAACTGGTCTGAATGAGTACAATTTTGCTGATGGTGAATACAATGGGGTATTGTGTGACGATAGTGCAGCATCTACCGTGCTGTGTAGCGCCTCTAAATCTGTAAATGTCCGTCGGTCGTTGGTATTGATAATGTCGGGAAGTGAGGCATATGCTACTCAGGAGTCCAATATTCTGATTGATGACGATGATGGGTTGGTGGCTGATGGTGTAGTAAATATTACTGAAGGTGGCTCTGCAAGGGTGTATTTCACTATCTCCGATGTTAATAATCAGCAGATGCCAGCAGGAACTGAAGTCGATATTTCTGCCAATGGGGCTACCATAACCAGTTCTAGTAAATATGTATGGCCAAACTCAAATTATAACGGCGGAAGAAGTTTTTCTGTGAGTTTGAAAGGTGGTGCTGCAGGAGCAGGAAATTTACTGGTAACCGTAACAACGCCTGGACCATCGGGAAATGGAAGCGATACCGTAACGGAAGTTGTTAATTTGCCAATAGTTGTTGTACAGGCTCCTTAA